Proteins encoded by one window of Musa acuminata AAA Group cultivar baxijiao chromosome BXJ2-9, Cavendish_Baxijiao_AAA, whole genome shotgun sequence:
- the LOC135623727 gene encoding NAC domain-containing protein 92-like — MEDDGVAVLRRREDHRHMELPPGFRFQPTDEELITHYLAKKVTDAGFHAVAIGEVDLNKHEPWDLPLRANMGEKEWYFFCVRDRKYPTGLRTNRATKAGYWKATGKDTAIYKGKSLVGMKKTLVFYRGRAPKGEKSDWVMHEYRLEGKYSVYNLPPTVAKNEWVVCRVFHKITSIKKPVKPNVPLLPPSKETHVSYVSENQAASTFDSVYVTCFSNATAGTNGELFDECFRSSLLRASAEPRQGSPAPIFLPMMSLSSSLCSGMQFQPDAILAKKPIRCSAERELVSASQDTGLTAEMNPEITSVMSNDEIGRREFVPSASAGHGLLLHRCLWNC; from the exons ATGGAAGACGATGGTGTTGCGGTTCTTCGCAGGCGCGAGGATCATCGGCACATGGAATTGCCGCCTGGGTTTCGATTTCAGCCCACTGATGAAGAGCTCATCACCCACTACCTCGCCAAGAAGGTGACGGATGCCGGTTTCCATGCTGTGGCTATCGGAGAGGTCGACTTGAACAAGCATGAGCCTTGGGATCTGCCTT TGAGAGCAAACATGGGAGAGAAAGAGTGGTACTTCTTCTGCGTGAGGGACAGGAAGTACCCCACGGGGTTGAGGACGAACAGGGCAACCAAGGCGGGCTACTGGAAGGCAACGGGTAAAGACACCGCGATCTACAAAGGGAAGAGCCTCGTGGGGATGAAGAAGACTCTGGTGTTCTACAGAGGCAGGGCTCCCAAGGGGGAGAAGAGCGACTGGGTAATGCACGAGTACCGGTTGGAGGGGAAGTACTCCGTCTACAACCTTCCGCCCACCGTAGCCAAG AACGAGTGGGTGGTCTGCAGGGTGTTCCACAAGATCACAAGCATCAAGAAGCCGGTCAAACCGAACGTTCCTCTTCTGCCACCGTCGAAGGAAACCCACGTTAGCTACGTCAGCGAGAACCAAGCCGCTTCCACGTTCGACTCGGTCTACGTGACCTGCTTCTCCAACGCGACGGCCGGGACTAATGGCGAGCTGTTCGACGAGTGCTTCCGTTCCTCTCTTCTCCGTGCTTCGGCCGAGCCTCGCCAAGGTTCACCGGCCCCTATCTTCCTCCCCATGATGTCGCTGTCGAGTTCCTTGTGCTCCGGCATGCAGTTCCAGCCCGACGCGATCTTGGCGAAGAAGCCGATCAGATGCAGTGCAGAGAGGGAGCTGGTCAGCGCGTCGCAGGACACGGGGCTCACCGCCGAGATGAACCCCGAGATCACTTCCGTCATGTCAAACGATGAAATTGGACGGCGGGAATTCGTCCCATCTGCCTCGGCCGGCCACGGTCTGCTGCTCCATCGCTGTCTGTGGAACTGTTGA
- the LOC135622227 gene encoding protein MIZU-KUSSEI 1-like has translation MAAPASTTTTPDAADPTATPMSEPHQRAVATDAENPQNPMLNHPHQLSPLVSLVPPSSRHHRRRRPARVLRLFRSLCRTLPIFTPRCKFSQPCGRSSSTAVAPFVICTPSASPLSSDIRRRSRHLVTGTLFGYRNGRVSFSLQENSRCLPSLVVELSMQTQALLREMSTGMVRIALECERKPPEHGKDGHSSSPSLLDESLWTMFCNGKKCGYGVRRDASEGDLMVMETLRAVSMGAGVLPSKTDAEGEMAYVRAGFEHVIGSRDSETLYMTGPDDGDGPDLTIFFVRL, from the coding sequence ATGGCCGCTCCGGCCAGCACCACAACGACCCCCGACGCGGCTGACCCCACGGCCACCCCAATGTCGGAGCCCCACCAGAGAGCCGTCGCTACTGATGCCGAGAATCCGCAGAATCCCATGCTCAACCACCCTCACCAGCTCTCGCCGCTGGTCTCCCTCGTGCCCCCCTCGTcgcgccaccaccgccgccggcGGCCCGCCCGCGTCCTCCGCCTCTTCCGCTCCCTCTGCCGCACCCTCCCAATCTTCACTCCCAGGTGCAAGTTCTCACAGCCCTGCGGCCGCAGCTCCTCTACCGCCGTCGCCCCATTCGTCATCTGCACCCCTTCCGCCTCCCCCCTCTCCTCCGACATCCGACGCCGCAGCCGCCACCTCGTCACAGGCACCCTCTTCGGCTACCGCAATGGCCGCGTGTCGTTCTCCCTCCAGGAGAACTCCCGGTGCCTGCCCTCCCTCGTCGTCGAGCTCTCCATGCAGACCCAGGCGCTCCTACGTGAGATGAGCACCGGCATGGTGCGCATCGCCCTGGAGTGCGAGAGGAAGCCTCCTGAGCACGGCAAGGACGGGCACTCGTCGTCGCCGAGCCTCCTGGACGAGTCGCTCTGGACCATGTTCTGCAATGGGAAGAAGTGCGGGTACGGCGTCCGGCGGGATGCGTCGGAGGGGGACCTGATGGTGATGGAGACGCTGCGGGCGGTGTCGATGGGGGCCGGCGTGCTGCCATCCAAGACCGACGCGGAGGGGGAGATGGCTTACGTGAGGGCGGGGTTCGAGCACGTCATCGGGTCGAGGGACTCGGAGACGCTATACATGACGGGCCCCGACGACGGCGACGGCCCCGATCTCACCATCTTTTTCGTCAGACTATGA